A DNA window from Brassica napus cultivar Da-Ae chromosome C1, Da-Ae, whole genome shotgun sequence contains the following coding sequences:
- the LOC106375558 gene encoding DNA topoisomerase 2, whose amino-acid sequence MATKLPLQSSNNVNVAKAKAASRGGKTIEEMYQKKSQLEHILLRPDTYIGSIEKHTQTLWVYENEEMVNRPVTYVPGLYKIFDEILVNAADNKQRDPKMDSVKVVIDVERNLISVCNSGDGVPVEIHQEEGVYVPEMIFGHLLTSSNYNDNEKKTTGGRNGYGAKLTNIFSTEFTIETADGKRQKQYKQVFENNMGKKSEPVITKCNKSDNWTKVSFKPDLGKFGMTHLEDDVVALMSKRVFDIAGCLGKTVKVELNGKRIPIKSFTDYVDLYLTAANKSTTEPLPRMVEKVNDRWEVCVSISEGQFQQVSFVNSIATIKGGTHVDYVTSQITNYIVGIVNKKNKTANVKAHNVKSHLWVFVNSLIDNPAFDSQTKETLTLRQSSFGSKCELSEDILKKVAKSGVVENLLSWATFKQSKDLKKSDGTKTDRVQVEKLEDANKAGGKESQRCTLILTEGDSAKALAMAGMAVVGRDYYGVFPLRGKLLNVREATTTQITNNKEIENIKKILGLKQNMVYENVNSLRYGHMMIMTDQDHDGSHIKGLLINFIHSFWPTLLKVPSFLVEFITPIVKATRKNEVLSFYSMPEYESWKESLSGNATGWTIKYYKGLGTSTSKEGKEYFGNLDVHQKDFVWEDEQDGEAIELAFSKKKIEARKNWLSHFEPGTHLDQKQQKISFSDFVNKELILFSMADLQRSIPSMVDGLKPGQRKILFCSFKRNFTKEAKVAQFSGYVSEHSAYHHGEQSLASTIIGMAQDYVGSNNINLLQPIGQYGTRNMGGKDAASPRYIFTKLSSATRVLFPKDDDVLLNYLNEDGQKIEPTWYMPIIPTVLVNGCEGIGTGWSTFIPNYNPRDIVANIRRLLNGESMVAMDPWYRNFKGTIEKTASKEGGSTYTITGVYEEIGETTIRVTELPIRRWSEDYKQFLEALKTNNNTPYFQSVKAYNDDRSVDFELHLSEENMMMARQEGILKMLKLTTTIATTNMHLFDENNLIKKYATPEQILEEFFQLRLQYYEKRKRVILENLELELLKLENKVKFIHGVVSGEIIVNNRKKSDLVQELRQKGFTPFPKKAKPVEAAVAGATDSAEEESEETLAVPGSRSTFISGSEYDYLLSLAIATLTLEKVQELCGERDKMEKAVEEMKKATPRSLWFRDLESLDAELDKLDQKDVEAEKEIEKAQQKLRNKAGVPLKGGKTAAPRKQAPKKTTKAASSSAMEIGDSVVEVAKPKGRQGAKKKAPAADVKADDDEMMDLAQRLAQYNFGSTSENPSKAAISLDDDEDDVVVEVAAPAKGGRKPAAASKAVKPPAAPRKRGPAASKKQPAAEVVTVSPEKKVRKMRSSPFNKKSSSVLGRLANKEGEEESTETVAVGTSSRPKRANRKQMKYVLSDSESESGNDSEFDDIEDVEDDDE is encoded by the exons ATGGCTACCAAACTCCCCCTGCAATCCAGCAACAACGTCAATGTCGCGAAGGCGAAGGCGGCTTCTCGCGGCGGGAAGACGATCGAGGAGATGTACCAGAAGAAATCTCAGCTCGAGCACATCTTGCTCCGTCCCGATACCTACATCGGATCCATCGAGAAGCACACGCAAACTCTCTGGGTGTACGAGAACGAGGAGATGGTCAATCGCCCCGTCACCTACGTCCCTGGCCTGTACAAGATCTTCGACGAGATTCTGGTGAACGCGGCTGACAACAAGCAGCGAGATCCGAAGATGGATTCCGTCAAAGTGGTGATCGACGTCGAGCGGAATCTGATCAGCGTCTGTAACAGTGGAGATGGAGTCCCCGTCGAGATCCATCAGGAGGAAGGCGTGTATGTTCCCGAGATGATCTTTGGTCATCTGTTGACTAGCAGTAACTACAATGATAACGAGAAGAAGACTACTGGTGGGAGAAACGGTTACGGAGCGAAGCTTACGAACATCTTCTCCACGGAGTTCACGATCGAAACAGCCGATGGCAAAAGGCAGAAGCAGTACAAGCAG GTGTTTGAGAACAACATGGGGAAGAAGTCTGAACCGGTTATAACCAAGTGCAACAAGAGCGATAACTGGACCAAAGTCTCGTTCAAACCCGACTTGGGGAAGTTCGGGATGACTCATTTAGAAGACGATGTGGTTGCTTTGATGAGTAAAAGGGTCTTTGATATTGCTGGGTGTTTGGGAAAGACTGTGAAGGTGGAGCTGAATGGTAAACGGATTCCAATCAAATCGTTCACTGATTATGTTGATCTGTACCTGACTGCAGCCAACAAGTCAACGACTGAGCCTCTCCCAAG GATGGTCGAGAAAGTTAATGACAGATGGGAGGTTTGTGTGAGCATTAGTGAAGGACAGTTTCAACAG GTCAGTTTTGTGAACTCTATTGCTACGATCAAGGGTGGGACGCATGTGGACTATGTGACCAGTCAGATCACGAACTACATTGTTGGTATTGTGAACAAGAAGAACAAAACCGCTAACGTCAAGGCTCACAATGTTAAGAGCCATCTGTGGGTGTTTGTCAACTCCTTGATTGACAATCCTGCTTTTGATTCGCAAACCAAAGAAACATTGACCCTTCGTCAGAGCAGTTTCGGGTCTAAATGCGAGCTTTCAGAAGATATTTTGAAGAAAG TGGCTAAATCTGGAGTAGTGGAAAATCTGCTTTCATGGGCAACTTTTAAGCAGAGTAAAGATCTTAAGAAAAGCGATGGAACTAAGACTGACAGGGTTCAGGTTGAGAAGTTGGAGGACGCTAACAAAGCTGGGGGAAAGGAATCCCAACGCTGTACGTTGATTCTGACCGAAGGAGACTCAGCTAAGGCTTTAGCG ATGGCGGGGATGGCTGTTGTGGGACGTGACTATTACGGAGTGTTCCCTCTCCGAGGAAAGTTGTTGAATGTCAGGGAAGCCACCACCACTCAGATCACTAACAATAAGGAAATTGAGAATATCAAGAAGATCCTTGGACTTAAGCAAAATATGGTGTATGAAAACGTTAACTCACTGAGATATGGGCATATGATGATCATGACAGATCAG GATCACGATGGTTCCCATATAAAGGGTCTCTTAATCAACTTCATCCACTCTTTTTGGCCAACATTACTGAAGGTTCCATCGTTCCTAGTTGAGTTTATCACCCCCATTGTGAAG GCAACGCGCAAGAATGAAGTTCTGTCATTTTACTCCATGCCTGAGTATGAAAGCTGGAAAGAAAGTCTGAGTGGTAATGCAACCGGTTGGACTATTAAATACTACAAG GGGTTGGGAACAAGTACGTCTAAGGAGGGCAAAGAGTACTTTGGAAACCTTGATGTTCACCAAAAGGATTTTGTTTGGGAGGATGAACAAGATGGAGAAGCGATTGAACTTgcatttagtaaaaaaaaaattgaagctcGAAAGAACTGGCTTTCACATTTTGAG CCTGGCACTCATCTTGATCAGAAGCAACAGAAAATTTCCTTCAGTGATTTCGTAAACAAAGAACTTATCTTATTCTCCATGGCGGATCTTCAAAGGTCAATTCCTTCCATGGTGGATGGGCTCAAACCAGGCCAGAGAAAGATACTTTTTTGTTCGTTTAAAAGGAATTTCACAAAGGAGGCCAAGGTTGCCCAGTTCTCTGGTTATGTATCTGAGCACTCGGCATATCATCACGGCGAGCAGAGTCTTGCCAGTACGATCATTGGCATGGCGCAGGATTATGTTGGCAGCAACAACATAAACCTGCTTCAACCAATTGGTCAATATGGCACACGGAACATG GGTGGAAAAGATGCAGCAAGCCCAAGATACATTTTCACTAAGCTCTCTTCAGCAACAAGGGTGTTGTTTCCCAAGGATGATGATGTCCTCCTTAATTACTTGAATGAAGATGGGCAGAAGATAGAGCCAACTTG GTACATGCCCATCATTCCAACTGTGCTTGTCAATGGTTGTGAAGGAATTGGAACCGGGTGGAGTACATTCATACCTAACTACAACCCAAGAGATATTGTTGCCAACATAAGGCGGCTACTTAATGGTGAAAGTATGGTGGCTATGGATCCTTGGTATAGGAATTTTAAAGGAACAATTGAGAAAACTGCGTCCAAGGAAGGCGGGTCTACCTACACTATCACTGGTGTATATGAGGAGATTGGCGAAACAACTATCCGTGTTACGGAGCTACCAATCAGAAGGTGGAGCGAAGATTATAAGCAGTTCCTGGAGGCTTTGAAGACAAATAATAACACCCCCTATTTTCAG AGCGTTAAGGCGTACAATGATGATAGGTCTGTGGATTTTGAGCTTCATCTTAGCGAGGAGAACATGATGATGGCTCGGCAAGAGGGCATTTTGAAGATGCTCAAACTTACCACGACAATCGCTACAACAAATATGCATCTATTTGATGAAAACAATTTGATTAAGAAATACGCGACTCCAGAACAAA TCCTTGAAGAGTTCTTCCAACTCAGGCTCCAATATTATGAGAAGAGAAAG AGAGTTATCCTGGAGAATCTGGAACTTGAGCTCTTGAAACTAGAGAACAAAGTGAAGTTTATTCATGGAGTTGTCAGTGGAGAAATCATAgtgaacaacaggaagaagtcTGATCTTGTCCAGGAGTTGAGACAGAAAGGGTTCACACCATTCCCCAAGAAGGCCAAGCCTGTTGAAGCCGCGGTTGCTGGAGCAACGGATTCAGCTGAAGAAGAATCTGAAGAAACCTTGGCCGTTCCTGGTTCACGCTCAACGTTTATATCTGGTTCAGAGTATGACTACCTGTTGTCACTAGCTATAGCTACGTTGACTCTAGAGAAAGTGCAGGAGTTATGTGGGGAGAGAGATAAAATGGAGAAAGCAGTCGAAGAGATGAAGAAGGCCACACCAAGATCTCTCTGGTTCAGAGACCTAGAGTCTCTTGATGCAGAACTTGAT aaacttGATCAGAAAGATGTTGAAGCCGAAAAAGAGATAGAGAAAGCACAACAGAAGCTCAGGAACAAGGCTGGAGTACCACTAAAGGGTGGTAAAACAGCAGCGCCAAGGAAACAGGCaccaaagaaaacaacaaaggCGGCTTCCAGTTCTGCAATGGAGATAG GTGACAGCGTAGTGGAAGTGGCCAAGCCGAAAGGTAGACAAGGAGCCAAAAAGAAGGCGCCTGCTGCCGATGTAAAggctgatgatgatgagatgATGGATCTAGCACAAAGGCTTGCTCAATACAATTTCGGCTCCACCTCTGAGAATCCAAGCA AAGCGGCAATCTCTTTGGATGACGATGAAGACGACGTGGTGGTTGAGGTTGCTGCACCAGCAAAAGGAGGAAGGAAACCAGCGGCTGCGAGTAAAGCCGTGAAACCACCGGCAGCTCCGAGGAAGCGTGGACCAGCGGCGAGCAAGAAGCAGCCAGCTGCGGAGGTTGTTACTGTGTCACCGGAGAAGAAAGTGAGGAAGATGAGATCTTCCCCGTTCAACAAGAAGAGTAGTTCGGTGTTGGGGAGGTTGGCTAACAAGGAAGGAGAGGAGGAGAGTACCGAGACTGTGGCGGTTGGAACCTCATCGAGGCCAAAAAGAGCTAACAGGAAGCAGATGAAGTATGTGCTGAGTGATTCAGAGAGTGAGTCTGGGAATGATTCTGAGTTTGATGATATTGAAGACGTCGAGGATGATGATGAGTAG
- the LOC106374298 gene encoding rac-like GTP-binding protein ARAC7: MSASKFIKCVTVGDGAVGKTCMLICYTSNKFPTDYIPTVFDNFSANVSVDGQIVNLGLWDTAGQEDYSRLRPLSYRGADIFVLAFSLISKASYENVLKKWMPELRRFAPNVPIVLVGTKLDLRDDKGYLADHTNVITSTQGEELRKQIGAAAYIECSSKTQQNVKAVFDTAIKVVLQPPWRKEVTGNKKKHRRSGCSFASIVCGGCATA; encoded by the exons ATGAGTGCTTCAAAGTTCATTAAATGTGTAACTGTCGGAGACGGAGCTGTCGGGAAGACATGTATGCTTATCTGTTACACCAGCAACAAGTTTCCCACT GATTATATACCGACTGTGTTCGACAACTTCAGTGCCAATGTCTCCGTGGATGGACAGATCGTGAATCTGGGGCTATGGGACACTGctg GTCAAGAAGATTACAGTAGGTTGAGGCCGTTGAGTTACAGAGGAGCTGATATCTTCGTCTTAGCCTTTTCTCTTATCAGCAAGGCCAGTTACGAGAATGTACTTAAGAAG TGGATGCCTGAACTTCGTAGGTTTGCTCCAAATGTTCCCATAGTTCTTGTTGGTACAAAGCTAG ATCTTCGTGATGATAAGGGATACCTCGCTGATCATACCAATGTCATTACCTCTACTCAG GGAGAGGAATTGAGGAAGCAAATCGGTGCAGCTGCTTACATCGAGTGCAGTTCCAAGACTCAACAG AATGTGAAAGCAGTGTTTGACACAGCGATCAAAGTGGTTCTCCAGCCACCGTGGAGGAAAGAGGTCACTGGGAATAAGAAGAAACACAGAAGATCCGGTTGCTCCTTTGC GAGCATTGTCTGTGGAGGCTGCGCCACAGCTTAG
- the LOC106375557 gene encoding cyclin-dependent kinase F-1: MDKQPASSWSIHTRPEIIAKYEIFERVGSGAYADVYRARRISDGLTVALKEIFDYQSAFREIDALSILHGSPNVVLMHEYFWREDENAVIVLEFLRSDLAAVIRDAKRRKKKGEGGGDGFSVGEIKRWMVQILNGVDACHRNMIVHRDLKPGNMLIGDDGVLKLADFGQARILMESDNLATDENQQEEREGEASREPPEVIPDYVNSSQKGSEGQEQEVLSRDEYFRQVEELKAKQVLRDDTDKDSNVPDGDGASCLATCTVSEMDDDFGTNSFTYDEGLDGGGEGLMTSCVGTRWFRPPELLYGSTMYGLEIDLWSLGCVFAELLSLEPLFPGVSDIDQISRVTNVLGNLNEEVWPGCVDLPDYKSISFAEVESPLGVEGCLPNHSGEVIALLKKLICYDPARRATAVEMLSDKYFKEEPLPVPVSELYVPPAMSGPDEEDSPRKWNDYREMDSDSDGFGPVNVKPTSSGFTIEFP; encoded by the exons ATGGATAAACAGCCGGCGAGCAGCTGGAGTATCCACACCCGGCCGGAGATAATCGCCAAGTACGAGATCTTCGAGCGAGTCGGATCCGGAGCCTACGCCGACGTGTACCGAGCTCGCCGCATCTCCGACGGCCTCACCGTCGCTCTCAAGGAGATCTTCGACTACCAATCAGCCTTCCGGGAGATCGACGCCCTCTCGATCCTCCACGGATCTCCCAACGTCGTCCTTATGCACGAGTACTTCTGGCGTGAGGACGAGAACGCAGTGATCGTCCTCGAGTTCCTCAGGTCTGATCTCGCCGCAGTGATCCGAGACgccaagaggaggaagaagaaaggggaaggaggaggggatggaTTCTCCGTTGGGGAGATCAAGAGATGGATGGTTCAGATTCTCAATGGCGTCGATGCTTGTCATCGGAATATGATCGTTCACAGAGATTTAAAGCCTGGGAATATGTTGATTGGTGATGATGGAGTGCTCAAGCTTGCTGATTTTGGTCAG GCTAGGATACTCATGGAGTCTGATAACCTCGCTACAGATGAAAACCAAcaggaagagagagaaggagaagccAGCAGGGAACCACCAGAAGTGATTCCTGATTATGTGAACTCCTCTCAGAAAGGGTCAGAAGGCCAGGAACAGGAAGTACTGAGTAGAGACGAGTACTTTCGGCAGGTGGAAGAGCTCAAGGCTAAGCAAGTTTTGAGAGACGATACTGATAAGGACTCCAACGTGCCTGATGGAGACGGAGCGTCTTGTCTTGCCACGTGTACTGTTAGCGAAATGGATGATGATTTCGGGACGAACTCTTTTACTTATGATGAGGGATTGGATGGTGGTGGAGAAGGTTTGATGACATCTTGCGTGGGGACCAGATGGTTTAGACCACCGGAGCTTCTCTACGGATCTACAATGTATGGGTTGGAGATCGATCTGTGGTCGCTTGGTTGCGTGTTTGCGGAGCTCTTGTCTCTGGAGCCTTTGTTCCCTGGAGTTTCGGATATTGATCAGATCAGCAGAGTGACCAACGTGCTGGGGAACTTAAACGAAGAGGTTTGGCCAGGCTGTGTTGATCTTCCTGACTATAAGTCGATCTCGTTTGCTGAAGTAGAGTCTCCTCTTGGTGTAGAAGGATGTCTTCCTAACCATTCGGGGGAAGTGATAGCGCTGCTCAAGAAGCTTATCTGTTATGATCCAGCTAGGAGAGCTACTGCTGTGGAGATGTTGagtgataaatattttaaggaAGAGCCTCTTCCGGTACCTGTCTCAGAGCTCTATGTGCCTCCGGCAATGAGTGGACCAGATGAGGAGGATTCTCCTAGGAAGTGGAATGATTACAGAGAAATGGATTCAGATTCAGATGGCTTTGGACCTGTGAATGTGAAGCCTACAAGTAGTGGATTTACAATAGAGTTCCCCTGA